The sequence gagatgCTATTACACTATTCATGACCCCAGGAATATTTGttagcaaaaaaatttaaacttaaaacctATAACTGCAAACTATAATATCTTAATCGATTTCCATTACACAAAATTCATTAAGATTGCCCTAATCAAACTTcgcaatcaattaaattaacattatttttaaaattgtaccTTGAAAAATGGACAAGtcacataaaaataacattaatacttaaaatagaaaaaataataaaagattagtaattgaaatagttaaaattaaataagatataatTGTTTAAAGGAAAGTAATTCAGGGGCTGTAGACTACTAAGATGTATAAGAAAAGGACTGGTTTGTAGTTAATCTTACAGACACCGATTTTAATCCTTCAGGCATCATCATTTGTCTGTGCAATGAAGTTGAAACACCGGTTAGTTTTAAACAGTAAAACTCTAGCCAGTGTCTGGGTTTTGATTTGAAGGGGCAAATCTTCTTGATTGATTCATCCTCAAAAATGGGTTCAATTAAAACATTCTCTGCTTACCCTCCACCATCACAATTTCAGAATTTGAAATTGTCAAAAGATTGCTTCTTCTTCAATCCACTAAAACCTCCACTATGTTCCTTCAATCCACTCAACATCCACAACAGGCACAGACTACGCATATCCTCAAAACACTCTTGTATGTCACCCTTTCCTCAAATACTCACTTCTAGTCTCTCCAAGACAAACTACAAATTCACCATTTTTTTGTCCGAGAAGGTTTTGGTTTCCCTTGTTGGGGCATTCATTTTTATTGgttcttttggtttaaatactagGCAAAGTTTGGCGCTTCCTGCTCAAACAACTGGTTCTAGTGTGAATTTAGAGGAAAAGAGAGATGCCCATATGGAGAAAAGTGAGGATGAGGAGATGTTTGAGAAGGTTTTGGAGATGGAGCCAAGGAATGTGGAGGCATTGAAGGTCGTTGTGCATGGGAAAATGAGGACAGGACAGACTAAAGAGGCTGTGAAGTATGTCGAGAGGTTGATTGATATTGAGCCTGAGCAAGTTGAATGGAGGCTTTTGGAGGCACTTTGTTATGAGATGATGGGGCAGTTGAGTAAGGCTAAAACGTTGTTCAAGGAAATCTTGATAGAGAGACCTCTTTTGCTTAGAGCTTTGCACGTATGATTCTTGATCCGGTATTCCTGTCttctgaattttgtttttcctacaAAAGAGTAGCTGTGTGCGCAGAAAAATAACCTTGGGTCTGtgtgcttttgttttttcattaaatgCCTACATGTACGAGTGCTGAGATGATCACAGAGTTG is a genomic window of Populus alba chromosome 5, ASM523922v2, whole genome shotgun sequence containing:
- the LOC118039104 gene encoding protein SLOW GREEN 1, chloroplastic; translation: MGSIKTFSAYPPPSQFQNLKLSKDCFFFNPLKPPLCSFNPLNIHNRHRLRISSKHSCMSPFPQILTSSLSKTNYKFTIFLSEKVLVSLVGAFIFIGSFGLNTRQSLALPAQTTGSSVNLEEKRDAHMEKSEDEEMFEKVLEMEPRNVEALKVVVHGKMRTGQTKEAVKYVERLIDIEPEQVEWRLLEALCYEMMGQLSKAKTLFKEILIERPLLLRALHGLALVMHKSLEGPAVFEMLNKALEVARDEKRVTEERNIRILIAQMLVVKGELEEALKKFQDLVSDNPRDFRPYLCQGIIYSLLGRKEAAAEHFETYQSLVPDEFPQRIFLDDVVLEAKTKSREWFQEEFQPEFPYKK